From the genome of Pirellulales bacterium:
TTCACCCGTATCACAGGCGGCAAGTACGTCTCGACGAAACTCCCTCGAATACGGTGCCACAGCAACCTCCTTGTTCAAGTTGCTGCGTAGCTTAACTAATTTGCCGGCATGGCGCTAGAGCTAGATGAAGAGCGCTCTAAATACTCGTGTAGGCGGGATTGCCATTGGCCATCGATGAACGGTTGGCGCTGCTTGGTGGCGAAAACCAAATGATAATGCAAGGCGAGAAAGGTGGAACCCATGACAGCCCTCAATGGTTTGATCGCTGGCATCCCTGCGGGATGCGGGCCGCAATTATATCAACAACCGGTGGTGCGCTGCGCGATCTTGCCCCGGTGGTATCGCTTCGCTCAACCACAGGCTAATGGCTGAAATCCCTTCGGGATGAACTCCAATCCTCTGGAGGATTGTTTGGAGGCGAACAGCGACACGACTTGTACAAATCAATGCTTACATCCGCACGGCTTTTTTGAGTCGCCGGATTTGCAGGAGCACAGTTCTTTGCCAACGCGGGCCATGACCGTGTCGATGGTTTCGCGCAGCACCTGGCCGCTGCGGCGAAGGGCTTGTAGTTCCTTGGGCCACAGTTCGATTTCGTGCGTGGCAACTGCACCGCCGCGACCAACGACGGTCGGCACGCTAATGGCCACGTCGCGCAAATCGTAACAGCCGCGTTGTAGAGAAGAAACGGGCAGAATCGCCCGGCGATCCAGCGCCACGGCTTCGATTACTTCTTGAATCGCCAGCCCCACGGCAAAGCCAGCGCCCCCCTTTTTCTTGATGACTTCCGCGCCGGAGCCTTTGGTGCGGGTGAACAATTCATTCTGCACGTGGTTCGACCAGCCGGGAAAGCGCTCCAGCGGCAGGCCGGCTATGGTGGCACTGCTCCAAATCGGCACCATGCTGTCGCCGTGTTCGCCCAGGATGAGCACCGAAATCTGCGTTGGCGGCGCGCCCAACTTTTCCGCAATCAAACTGCGGAAGCGCAGCGTATCAAGTTGTGTCCCCAACCCAATCACTTGCGGCGCTGGCAGTTCCAGCCGTTTGATGGCCAAATACGTGAGCACATCGACCGGGTTGGAAACGACAACCACGACCGCATCTTTTTTGTATCCGGCTTTGGCAACTTCACCCAAAATGCCCAGAAACAAATCGACGTTGCGGTTGATTAAATCGAGCCGGCTTTCGTCCGGCTTGCGTCGCAGCCCGGCTGTGATGCAAATGACATCGCTCGATGGAATGTGTTCGTAACCGCCAGAAGTAATGACTTGGTCGGCCACGAAAGCCGAGCCGTGCAGCAAATCAAGCGCCTGCCCGCCAGCCAGTTCCGCATTAGCGTCGATCAAGGCAATTTCCCGCACCACGCGCCCGGTTTGCAATGCAAACGCCGTGCAAGAGCCAACCAGCCCGCCGCCGCCAATGATGGAAACCTTCATAGCAAGCCGCGGCCGTTGGTCGCGCCTAGTGTGTATTGAAATCGAATGTAATTCAGCGCGACCACCGGTCGCGGCTTTATGATTTTGCCAGCGCCGCCAGCACCCGGTCGGTGATCAACTTCACCAGCGCTTCTTGATCGGTGCTGCCGGCCTCGTTCACGGCTGGTGCTGCCGATTTTGCCAGTGGCTTCATTTCCGGCGGCGCCTCAAACGCCCGCCGCTGAACGCCCGTGGCATTCCAGCTTTGTCGGAACACGTCGTTAGCGCAAATGTCGCAGTTTTGCATTTCCGGATTCAGTCGCGCATCTTTGAAGCCCCATTTCTGTTTCAAATTCAGCAGCTCCTGCGTTTCCTCTTTGGTGAAGTAATTGATGCGGCCCAAATCGCGGGCCATCATCAAAATTCGACAATAAGCATCCAAAATTTCGGTCCACCAATAGGCCCGTTCCACGGTTTCGCCGCAACTAACGGTGCCGTGATTGGCCAGAATCATCACGTTGGCGTGTTTCACATACGGCAAAACGGTGTCGGCAAATTCCTGACTGCCGGGCGTTTTGTACTGCGTGATGGGCACGTCGCCCAGGAAGACTTCGATTTCGGGCAGCACGCATTGAGGAATCGGCTCCCGGGCCACGGCAAAGGCGGTGGCGTGCGGCGGATGACAATGAACCACGCTTTTCATGTCGGGCCGTTCGCGCAAAATCGTCAGGTGGAGCAGAATTTCGCTGCTGCGCTTCCGCTTGCCCGAAAGCTGCTTGCCTTGCATGTCGACAATGCACAAATCTTCCGGCTTCATATTCCCTTTGGAAATGAGCGTGGGTGTGCAAAGCACTTCATTTTCCGACAGGCGATAACTGATGTTGCCGTCGTTGCCGGCTGCGAAGCCCTTGTTGTAAATGCGGTGGCCGATTTCACAAATTTCGAGTTTGAGTTGATGGGTGTTCATGTTCGCAATTTATGGGTTAACGATTAACTTCTACATGATCTAAAATAGCGGCGTTGTAAGCATCGATGGGTTTTGTTTCTGGATGAAATGGTTGCGCGGCTTCCGGGCCTTCGGTGACGGCGATCAGCATGCCGTCGGCGGCGCCCAGTTCGTCATACACGACGATTTCTTCCGCCGCCATTGGCGAAGTGCCTTTTAAATTGGCCAGCGATTGCGGCACGGCCAGCCGATACGAACCGCCGGTCAACAGCGGATGGCTGCGGACTAGCGTGATCCGGCCAATGGTTTTGCCGATTCGCATGGTTTATTTCTCCAAATTCAGTCGAGCCATTGTTTCCACTGGGCGGGGCAGGCCTGT
Proteins encoded in this window:
- a CDS encoding lactate/malate dehydrogenase family protein; amino-acid sequence: MKVSIIGGGGLVGSCTAFALQTGRVVREIALIDANAELAGGQALDLLHGSAFVADQVITSGGYEHIPSSDVICITAGLRRKPDESRLDLINRNVDLFLGILGEVAKAGYKKDAVVVVVSNPVDVLTYLAIKRLELPAPQVIGLGTQLDTLRFRSLIAEKLGAPPTQISVLILGEHGDSMVPIWSSATIAGLPLERFPGWSNHVQNELFTRTKGSGAEVIKKKGGAGFAVGLAIQEVIEAVALDRRAILPVSSLQRGCYDLRDVAISVPTVVGRGGAVATHEIELWPKELQALRRSGQVLRETIDTVMARVGKELCSCKSGDSKKPCGCKH
- a CDS encoding class II aldolase/adducin family protein, whose product is MNTHQLKLEICEIGHRIYNKGFAAGNDGNISYRLSENEVLCTPTLISKGNMKPEDLCIVDMQGKQLSGKRKRSSEILLHLTILRERPDMKSVVHCHPPHATAFAVAREPIPQCVLPEIEVFLGDVPITQYKTPGSQEFADTVLPYVKHANVMILANHGTVSCGETVERAYWWTEILDAYCRILMMARDLGRINYFTKEETQELLNLKQKWGFKDARLNPEMQNCDICANDVFRQSWNATGVQRRAFEAPPEMKPLAKSAAPAVNEAGSTDQEALVKLITDRVLAALAKS
- a CDS encoding EutN/CcmL family microcompartment protein, yielding MRIGKTIGRITLVRSHPLLTGGSYRLAVPQSLANLKGTSPMAAEEIVVYDELGAADGMLIAVTEGPEAAQPFHPETKPIDAYNAAILDHVEVNR